The Tamandua tetradactyla isolate mTamTet1 chromosome 8, mTamTet1.pri, whole genome shotgun sequence genome includes a window with the following:
- the MOGAT2 gene encoding 2-acylglycerol O-acyltransferase 2 — MVEFAPLAVPWKRRLQTFAVLQFVFSFLILPLLCIAVFIGLLFTKFWFFAVLYATWWYLDWEKPSQGGRRVEVLRRGVIWKYMRDYFPISLVKTAELDPSRNYLAGFHPHGIMASGAFLSLCTEGTGFSALFPGIRPHLMMLNLWFRIPFFRDYLMSGGLVASDKNSAAHVLNRKEGGNLLTIVVGGAQEALDARPGAYTLLLRNRKGFIRLALMHGAALVPIFSFGENELFEQVQNSPGSRLRSVQHRLQRVMGISLPLFHGRGVFQYSFGLMPHRRPIITVVGKPIEVQKKLYPSKEDVDQLHQHYIKELSNLFETHKVKYNVPTDQHLEFS, encoded by the exons ATGGTGGAGTTTGCACCTTTGGCCGTGCCGTGGAAGCGCAGGCTGCAGACTTTCGCCGTCCTGCAGTTTGTCTTCTCCTTCCTGATCTTGC CCCTGCTCTGCATTGCAGTCTTCATAGGCCTCCTGTTCACAAAATTCTGGTTCTTCGCTGTCTTGTATGCGACCTGGTGGTACCTGGACTGGGAAAAGCCATCGCAGGGAGGCAGGCGTGTCGAAGTCTTAAGGCGTGGGGTCATATGGAAGTACATGAGGGACTATTTCCCTATCTCG CTGGTGAAGACTGCTGAGCTGGATCCCTCCCGGAACTACCTCGCCGGCTTCCACCCGCACGGGATCATGGCCTCTGGAGCCTTCCTCAGCCTGTGCACTGAGGGTACAGGCTTCTCTGCGCTCTTCCCCGGCATCCGGCCCCACTTGATGATGCTGAATTTATGGTTCCGGATCCCTTTCTTCAGGGACTACCTCATGTCCGGAG GACTGGTCGCCTCAGACAAGAATAGTGCTGCTCATGTGCTCAACAGAAAGGAGGGCGGGAACCTTCTGACCATCGTAGTGGGGGGCGCTCAGGAGGCACTGGACGCCAGGCCTGGGGCCTACACGCTGCTGCTGCGGAACCGCAAGGGCTTCATCAGGCTCGCCCTGATGCACGG GGCAGCTCTGGTGCCCATCTTCTCCTTTGGGGAGAATGAGTTGTTTGAGCAGGTCCAGAACTCCCCGGGCTCCCGGCTGCGTTCGGTCCAGCACCGGCTGCAGAGGGTCATGGGTATCTCCCTCCCGCTCTTCCATGGCCGCGGCGTCTTTCAGTACAGCTTTGGTCTCATGCCCCACCGCCGGCCCATCATCACCGTGG TGGGGAAGCCCATTGAAGTGCAGAAGAAACTGTACCCCTCAAAGGAAGATGTGGACCAGCTGCACCAGCACTACATCAAGGAGCTGAGCAACCTCTTTGAGACCCACAAGGTCAAGTACAATGTCCCCACTGACCAGCACTTGGAGTTCTCCTGA